Part of the Labrenzia sp. PHM005 genome is shown below.
GGAGGATCCCTCATTTGCAACCAGCCAGCCCTATGCTCAGACTTTCCTCGATTCCATGGCGATCGTGAAGGACTTCTGGGCGGAGCCGGCCTATGCGTCCCTGCTGCTCGCCATGCAGGACCGCGTCCACAACTATGTGGTTGCCGGTCAAGGAACCGCCCAGGAAGCGCTCGACGGCTTGGTCAAAGATTGGGTCGAAGTCTTCGAAGACGAAGGCAAGCTCTAAGCGCATAAGTCGCAGCCGCTCAGGTTCCAGAGCGGCTTTGCATAAAGGTGCGCGGGGCTGATTGCCTAACCTGAAGTCCCGCGCCTCCATCACAAGAATTCTTGGAAAGGCGTCTCATGACTGAGACAACGATGGACCGCGTTGCCAAAGCAACGCCTCCAACACTCGCGCGCCAAGTAAGAGGGATCTCTGACCGCACCATCGCCTGGCTCTTTGTTGCGCCCACCATTTTCCTTTTGCTGGCGGTGAACATCTTTCCGCTCATTTGGACCATCCGGCTGAGCTTCACGAACTTCCGGGCGAACCGGCCGAATGCGGATGTCAAATGGGTGGGGCTGCGCAACTACGAGCGCATCCTGACTGACAGCGATGTCTGGATGACCATGCAGGCCACCGCACACTTCCTGTTCTGGACGCTGTTCTTTCAGGTTTTGATCGGTTTTGCCTTGGCCTGGCTGATCAATCGGAAATTCAAGGGAAATGATCTTTGGACGACAATCATCGTATTGCCGATGATGTTGTCGCCAGCCGTCGTCGGCAATTTTTGGACCTTGCTCTATCAGCCGCAGATTGGCCTATTTAACAACATCGTGGCGTTCTTTACAGGTGCGGATCCGACTACCTTTTCCATGATCGGAGATGTCAATCTGGCACCCTGGGCGCTCGTGATCGTCGACACCTGGATGTGGACGCCGTTCGTGATGCTGATCTGCCTTGCCGGCCTTAGATCGATCCCGGATACGATTTATGAAGCAGCTGAGTGTGACCGCGCGTCCCCGTGGCGGCAGTTCTGGACGATCACGGTTCCGATGGCGCTTCCGTTCCTCATGTTGGCAGTTCTGTTCCGCGGCATTGAGAACTTCAAGATGTTCGATTTGGTGGTTCAGCTCACCGGAGGCGGACCCGGCAACACCACAACGCTCACGTCAATCGACCTGAAGCGGGAAGCCTTTGAAAAATGGCGGACAGGGTATTCATCAGCTTACGCCGTGATCCTCTTCGTCACTGTATTTGGCCTGGCCTCGATCTACGTGAAAGCCCTCAACAAGGTGAAAGAAAGATGAGCAGCTATTCTGTCACTGAGCCGTCTAACGGGCAGAAGTGGATCGCGGGATCACTCGTTATCGGCTATGCCCTTGTCACCATGCTGCCGTTGTTGTGGATCGTCGCAACAGGCTTCAAGTCCTCTGCCGATGCGATCGCCTATCCACCGAAAGTGGTTTTTGAGCCGTCTTTGGAAGGCTACGTCAATCTCTTCACGACCCAAACCCGTCAGACACAGGAGTTTCTGGACGCCAATCCACCGACCAATTGGGTCGAAGAAATCGTCCATGGCAAAGGCATGGTGATTGCCGGGCCGTCCCGCTATGGCGAGCGGTTTGCAAACTCCGTCATCATCGGTTTTGGCTCAACCTTCCTGTCGGTCTTTCTGGGGACACTTGCGGCCTATGCGTTTTCCCGTTTTCGGGTCCCGCTGAAGGATGATCTTCTGTTCTTCATCCTCTCCACACGAATGATGCCACCAATTGCTGTCGCAATTCCGATTTTTCTGATGTTCCGGTCACTTGGATTGAGCGACACGCACGCCGGAATGATCCTGCTTTATACGGCTGTGAACCTCTCTCTCTCCGTTTGGTTGCTGAAGGGGTTTATTGACGAAATACCGCGCGAATATGAAGAGGCAGCGCTCATCGACGGGTACACCCGGTTCCAGGCCTTCTACAAAGTGGTTCTGCCACAGGCGGCAACGGGCATCGCATCAACCGCCATATTCTGCCTGATCTTTGCCTGGAACGAATATGCCTTTGCGGTGTTGCTGACATCAGGCACGGCACAGACGGCCCCACCCTTCATTCCAACCATCATTGGTGTCGGCGGGCAGGATTGGCCGGCTGTGGCTGCCGGGGCAACCATCTTCCTGCTGCCCGTGATGGTGTTCACCATCCTTCTGCGCAAACACCTTCTGCGCGGCATCACATTTGGAGCAGTCCGCAAATGACCGAGTTCATAAAAGATTTGCAGCGGCTGCGCCGTGGCCCATGGGAGCTGATCGCCTCTCTTCTCATCGCAATCGGTGTTGTCATGCTGATGCAGCCGCATGTGATGTGGGCCTTCACCTACTCCTTCATCGTAACGCTGGTGGGCACCGTCATGTTCATCGTCGTCAGCCATTTTCCGGAGTGACCGATGGCAGAAATCGTAATTCAAAATCTGCGCAAAGAGTTCGGGTCTTTCACGGCGGTGCAATCCTCGTCGTTCAAGATTGAAGATGGTGAATTCTTCATGCTGCTGGGGCCGTCTGGCTGCGGTAAGACGACAACCCTTCGGATGATTGCCGGCCTAGAACTTCCAACTTCCGGCGAGATCTACATCGGCGGAGAGGAAGTCGGGCAAAAACCTGCCAGTCAACGCGACATCGCCTTTGTGTTTCAGATGTTTGCTCTGTATCCGCACCTGAATGTGCGCAAGAACATCAGCTACCCGCTGGTCAGCCAAGGCATGCCGCGGGCGCAGGTGAACGAGAAAGTCGCGGAAGTTGCCAAGACATTGGGGATTGAAAACATCCTCAATAGACCCGTCGGCGGGCTATCGGGCGGCGACCGCCAGCGTGTCGCGCTCGGGCGTGCAATCGTGCGAAATCCGAAGTGTTTTCTCATGGATGAACCGCTTGGGGCACTCGATGCGGAATTTCGCGAATATATGTCGGAGGAACTGCGGGCGCTTCACGACCGGATGGGCGCAACGACGGTCTATGTGACTCATGATCAACTGGAAGCGATGCAGATGGGCGACAAAATCGTCGTGATGAACCACGGCGTTGTTGAGCAGTTCGGTACGCCGCAGGACATCTACGATAAACCGGCCACCATGTTTGTCGCGGAGTTCATTGGGTCGCCGTCCATGAACTTCCTGAAGTTTCACGGCAGTCTTGATTTCGGCGCAACCGAAGTTGAGATGCACCATGAAAAACTAAACATACCGGCACTGCGCGAACCGTTTGATGGCGACATCGTCTATGGCGTGCGGCCTGAGCACATTTCCTTTTCCGATACAGGCGGATACCGGGGCGAGGTGATTGCAACCGAGTATCTCGGAACGACCCAGATTGTCACTCTGAACACCCACAATGGTGAGGTCAAAGCGCGCATCGCATCCAATCAACCGGCCCGGACCGGCGACAGGGTAGGGCTCGAGTTTAATGGTGCCACCGTGACGCTGTTCGACAATCAATCCGGCCGGGCAATCCGATCAGACTTAAACGAAGGAGTGCTGTCCCATGGCTGATGTCTCTCTTCGCAATATCTCAAAAACCTTTGACACCACCAATGCAGTCGATGATGTGACCTTAACGGTTCCAGACGGTGCTTTTGTGGTTCTCCTGGGACCAACGGGTGCGGGAAAGACGACGACTTTGCGGTTGATCGCTGGGTTGGAGAAGCCGGACCAAGGCGACATTCTGATCGGCGGGCGTTCTGTCGTTGGGGATACGCCAGCACAGCGCAATGTCGCGATGGTGTTTCAGCAGTACTCTTTGTACCCGCACATGAGTGTTCGGGATAACCTAGCGTTCCCGCTGCGGTCTCCAATGCTCAAAACACCAGAGGATGAGGTTGTCCGCAAAGTGTCTGAAGTTGCGGAAGTTCTGCGGATTGCTCATAAACTTGACAACAAGGCGACCGCGCTTTCGGGCGGGGAAATGCAACGGGTCTCCATTGGGCGAGCGCTTGTGCGGGATCCATCGATCTATTTGATGGACGAACCGCTCAGTTCTCTTGATGCCAAACTTCGGGCGGACTTGCGCATTGAACTAAAACGCGTTCATGCAAGCCTTGGGGCCACGTTTCTTTATGTGACACACGACCAGATTGAAGCGATGACGATGGCGACACATGTCGGCGTTCTGGATGAAGGGCGTTTGGTGCAAGTCGGCAGCCCACGTGAAATTTACGATAATCCGGTGAACCTATACGTTGCCGGACGGCTTGGATTGCCGCGCATCAATGCGCTGCCTGCAGACATCTTTTCCGGTGCTCCAGTTGGTGCCAAGACCATTGCACTTCGGCCAGAACATATCCGGCAAGGAGAGGGCAAGCAGTCACAGGTCACGCGCATAGAGCGCCTTGGCGACCAAACCCGATTACACCTATCTCTGGAGGGTCACGACATCGTGACACTGGCAGATGTCCATACCGGCCTGGAACCCGGCGATACCCTTGCTATTCAACCCAACAATGCTCTGTATTTTGACGCAGCGGGCGCGCGAGTCGCCTGAGGAGACCAGTCATGAAACAATTTATCAATACAAAAGAAACGCTGGTCACCGAAGCTATCGATGGCTCGCTTCGGACAGGTGGCGGGCGGTTGGCCAGGCTCGACGGCTACCCGCATATCAAAGTGGTCGTGCGCACCGACTGGGATAAATCCAAAGTTGCGCTGGTGTCTGGTGGCGGTTCCGGCCACGAGCCGAGCCATGCGGGTTTTGTCGGACAGGGGATGTTGACGGCCGCTGTCTGCGGTGAAGTGTTTGCTTCGCCATCGGTCGATGCGGTTCTTGCCGGTATTCTGGCCGTAACCGGCAAGGCCGGCTGCCTTGTCATTGTGAAGAACTATACCGGTGATCGATTGAATTTTGGCCTTGCTGTCGAAAGGGCCCGTGCGTTTGGCCTCAAGGTCAACATGGTCATCGTCGACGATGACATTGCGTTGCCGGACCTGCCGCAATCCCGCGGTGTTGCAGGGACCCTCTTTGTGCACAAAATCGCTGGCGCCCTGGCCGATCAAGGTGCCGGTTTGCAGGCGGTCACCGACGCTGCTGAACGCGTGATTGATGGTGCTGTGTCAATTGGCATGTCATTGGATACCTGTACAGTCCCGGGCTCACCGAAGGAAGACCGGATCGAACCCGGCAAGGCAGAACTGGGGCTTGGCATTCACGGCGAAGCCGGTGTTGAGCAAGTCGCATTTTCAAATGCCAAAACAGCCATGGCGATGGTTGTCGATCGGCTCGAAACGTCACTTCAACCAGGTCCTCATGTCGCCCTATTGAACAATTTGGGTGGAACAACACCCCTTGAGATGGCCGTTTTGGCCGAAGAGTTGACCCACTCGCGTATTGGGCCGCAAATTCGCTGGCTGATCGGTCCGGCTCCGTTGATGACGTCCCTGGATATGCATGGCTTTTCGGTTTCTTTGTTGCCGGTGAGCCAGACGGAAGAAGCTCTCTTGCAGGCCCCCGTGGCACCGTGGGCCTGGCCTGGGTGTCTGGCGCTCGGGGCGGTTTCGGTTCTGCCGCTTCCAGATGGGCTCTCACCGATCCAGCCGCTGCCATCACAGGATGAAAGGACACAAGATTTCATTGAACGGTGTTGCAGCATCTTGATTGCCGCTGAGGCGGATCTGAATGCTCTGGACGCAAAATCGGGGGATGGAGACACCGGGACAACATTGGCGGCCGCTGCCCGCGCGCTGATCGAAGCACTTCCCAGGCTTCCTTTGGCCGACACAACGCAGCTTTATCGGGCGATTGGCTTGGAATTGAGCCAGGTTATGGGGGGATCGTCCGGCGTGCTTCTGGCGATCTTTTTCGCTGCTGCCGGAGACGCGTCCTCCAGTGGTCAGAATTCAATCGGGGCTTTGAAAGCGGGACTTGAAAGGGTCATGCAGGTGGGCGGCGCTGGTCCGGGCGATCGGACAATGATCGATGCGCTTCTGCCGGCCTTGGATGCGCTTGATAATGGCTTGGAGGCGGCGGCTTCGGCCGCGCGCCAGGGGGCAGATGCAACCTCCCGGATTACCCGTGCCAGAGCGGGGCGGGCTAGTTATGTCTCTGAGAGCAGTCTGTCAGGCCACAACGACCCGGGAGCCGAAGCTGTCGCGCTGTTGTTTGAGCAAATTCTCACCAGGCACGCGCTTTCTGCTTAAGGGGGCATGTCAAAGATTGGCCAGCTGCGCGCACCAGTGCTGCTGGCCAAAACATATTTGTTTGATGCGCGCTTAAGGCGACAGCAATTTGGCATGTTCTGCAATCATATCGGCCGCATCTTCTGAAAACAGTTCGGGCCGGCTCTCGCACAAGGTCTGGAGTGTTATGAAAATCCGGGCAAGATGGATCTCCATCGCCGCGACTGCTGCCGCCGGATCGTTGTTTTTCAATCCCTCATAAATCGCCGTGTGTTCTTCCAAGACGACCTTCATATGATCAGGCAGGGGGAACGCCAGTCTGCGTACTCTGTCCAGCTGGCCCTTGGCGACATGAATGGTTTTCCAGACCCGTTTTGAGGCCGCGATTGAGCTAATAATTCGGTGAAACTCCTCATCCGCTTGATAAAAAGCCGCTTCATCCATGTCTGATGCGCAGCGCTGCTGCTGGTACATGTTGACGTCGAGCTCGCGAAGAAATTCGGCGTCCATCTTTAGTGCGGCAACCCGGGTTGTTTCCAATTCCAAGGCCCGCCGGACGAATTGCCCTTCGAAAACCGTTGCTAGATCGATCTTCGATACGAACGTGCCCATGTTGGGCACGATGGTGACAAAGCCTTCGTCGGCAAGCTTTAAAAGTGCCTCGCGCAGAGGAGTGCGTGACACCGACATGGCTTCGCCGATGGCCTTTTCCGAAATTGGGCTGCCGGGGTTGAGTTCCATCTCGATGATCAAGCTGCGGATCAGGCTGTACATTTGCTGAGCGCGTGGCTGGTTGTCGTCAATCCCGGCCAGGATCCGGTCTGGAACTATAAAGGGTTCCTGCAGCAAGGCATTATTTTCAATATCTTTTTTCCTAGGCCTTGGCACGCTGTGCTCCTGCTGGTCGTTCAATCATTTCAAAAAACAAAACTCTAAATACCGAAATATCGGTTTTTTGTCGAGGTCCACCTCACGTCTCGTTAGAACAAAATTTGTCTCTTGCAAAAACCAATATATCGGTATATTGATTGCGAAATAGCAAATTGAACCGAGGGTCTCAGCTTGCATAGACGTCAAAGCTTCGGTTCTGTGGGAGGATAAAAAATGGCGATAGCCGCCGCGACCAAACCGCGCGAGCGTATGAATTTGGCTTTTGCCGCCAATCGCCAGTTCTGGCTGTTGATGATCAACCTGGCAGTCATCGCATTGATCGGCTTTTTCCGGCCAGATGCTTTTTTGAGCTGGACCAATTTCAAGGCGGTGCTGACCTTGATGTCCTACGATCTTCTGCTGGCGGTGGCGATGACCGTAGTGTTGATCGTGCGAGGGCTGGATCTGTCGGTCGGCTCGGTTCTTGCTCTGACCTCTGTCGTTCTTGCCATGTTGCTGAAAGACGGAACTCCGGTCTATCTGGCTCTAATCTTAAGCCTCGGTGTTGCGCTCCTATGCGGAGCGATCAATGGCGTCTTGATCGTCAAGGCTGGCCTGCTGCCCTTCCTTGTCACTCTTGCGATGATGACGGCGGCGCGCGGGGTCGCAACGGTTCTGACGACCGGACAATACGTCTCTTTTCCGTATGCTGCCCGCTGGTTTTCCAAGTTTGCCCGTGACGAAGTCCGGATCCCCATTGGTGACATGGTCTATGGCTTCCCGAATATGCTGTTGATCACTCTTGCGGTGACAGGTCTGTTTGGCCTCTTGCTCTGGCGTTGGGCGCCAATGCGCGGCTTCTTTTACCTCGGCGAAAGCCCGGAAGCGGCCAAACTGTCTGGTTTGAAAGTCGACCGGATCGCCATTTCCGCCTATGTGCTCGCAGCTGCTTTTGTCTGGGTTGCCGCTGTACTCATGACTTCGGCAAACAAGATTGGCTACGCAAACTATGGGATCGGCGCTGAATTACGCGCTCTCGCGGCAGCCGTCATCGGCGGCGCCAGCCTATCTGGCGGGGCTGGATCTGTTCTTGGAACCTTTCTTGGCGTTCTGCTGCTTGCGCTCATCGGCAACGGATTTGTGTTGCTAAACGGTGACCCCAACTGGCAGCAGGCGACTGTTGGTGCCGTTCTTATCCTGGCTGTTGCGATCGATGCTGTCCGCCGGGCCCGCGGAGGAGATTCCTGATGCTCCTCGCGCAAGAAATTACCAAAAGTTTTCACGGAAACACTGTGTTGCACGGTGTCGATTTTGAGTTGGTGCCAGGCGAAATCCACGCCTTGATCGGAGAAAATGGTGCCGGCAAATCCACCCTCGTCAACATCATTTCCGGCAACCTGCGGTATGACACGGGCAAGGTGCTTTTGGATGGAGATGAGCATGCGTTTGGCCATCCGCTGGAAGCCATGCGTGCCGGAATCGCCGTGGTTCACCAGGAGCTCAGCCTGGTGCCGAATGCTACGGTTGCGGAAAACATGTTCCTGCGCCGGGAAATCACCAATCGGTTTGGTCTGAATGACTGGCCTGCAATGACCCGGGCAGCACAAGAAATCTTCGACCGGATGGGTGTCGATATCGACCCGAATGCGCTCGCCGGTTCGCTCTCTACCGGGATGCAGCAGCTGGTCGAGGTCGCCAAGGCCGTCTCCCTGGATGCCAAATACATCTTTATGGACGAGCCGACGTCTTCTTTGTCAGAGAAGGAAATCCAGGAACTTTTCCAAGTAGTCCGGGATCTGCGGGACAAAGGGCTGGGAATTGTTTTTATTTCTCACAAGCTGTCCGAGCTCTTCGAGATTTCCGATCGGATCACTGTGTTGCGTGATGGCCGCTTCATCGGAACGCGGCTGGTTGCGGAAACCGATACCGGTGAAATCATTGCCATGATGGTCGGCCGTCATCTGACCGACCTTTATCCGCCCAAGGCCAGTGCACCAGGTGAGGTCATGTTCCGTTGCAGTGGCCTTTCGGCCTTCGGCACCGTTGCCGACGTCTCCTTTGAAGTGCGGCGCGGTGAAATCCTCGGTGTTGCAGGGCTCGTCGGTTCTGGCCGGACAGAGGCGATGCTGGCGCTGATCAACGCAACACCCAGAATTGCTGGCTCTTTTGAACTGGAGGGGGCCGGGATCGATATCTCAGATCCTGCCGATGCCATGAAAAAGGGAATTGTTTATGTCTCGGAAGATCGCAAGGGTTCTGGGCTCTTCCTGACATATTCGATTGAACAGAACATCGCCGCGGCATCCCTGATGAGAAAGTCCGGATCGATGGCCATGGTCAACAGCGGCGCCATGGCGGAGGCAGCGAACACCTACATTGTCCGCATGGACATCCGTCCCGCCCGGCCATCAGTGGCGGTGATCGACTTGTCAGGCGGCAACCAGCAAAAAGTTCTGCTCTCCAAAGCTCTGGAAGCAGAACCAAAGTTGCTCATCGTCGACGAGCCGACCCGCGGCGTCGATGTCGGTGCGAAATCCCTTATTCACCAGCGTCTCAGGGATCTCGCTGAGGCCGGGGCGGCCGTGATTATGGTGTCCTCTGAAATGCCTGAGGTCCTTGGCATGTCGGACCGCGTTCTGGTTTTTCGCAGCGGGCGGGTCTCCGCACTCCTTGACAACAGCAAGACTGAGCTTGGCCAGGAAGAGGTCATGGCTGCGGCCATTGAATAGGGCATTCAATAATGAATCAGAAAACCAAAAAGATACGCCCTGAACAGGTCCAGTACATAGGCCTGATCCTGGTGACACTCGCTATCGCCATTGGCTTCCAGATGGTGTTCGGCAACGTGCTGACTGGCGCAAACTTGCGGGTTCTGGCGATGAATATGGTGTTCGAAGGCATCATGGCTATCGGCATGACCTTTGTGATCATCATGGGCGGCATCGATCTATCTGTTGCATCAGTCTTTGCATTTGCCGAAATCTTGGTTGCAAAGTTGATGGTGGAGGCCGGACTGCCAGTGTTTCTTGCAGTCTCACTGACGGTTCTGGCCTCCATGCTGATTGGCGCGATCAACGGCACGCTGATTGTACTGCTGCGTGTTCATCCGCTTATTATCACATTGGGCATGCTGCTCACGCTGCGCGGTGTTAATCTGGCTATTACCGATGGAAAGTCGATCTCGGGATTTTCCGACAGTTTCCTCTATCTCGGTCAGGGCCAGATCCTTGGTATCGATGTTCCGATTTGGTTTTTTGCCATCGCGGCGTTGGTGCTTGGCTTGTTGCTCGCCCACCACCGGTACTTCCGCCAGCTCTATTTCATTGGCGGTTCTGAGCGCTCGGCCCGGTTTTCTGGCGTCAACACAGATCGGGTAAAAATCTCTATCTACGTCCTGTGCTCAACCTTGGCTGGATGTGCCGGGATCATGGCCGCTGCCCGCTATGGTGCGGCCCACTGGGGCCATGGAAACCTCGCCGAATTGAAAGCCATTGCAGCTGTTGCTGTTGGTGGCGCTGACATCATGGGCGGATCGGGAACCATGTTCGGTACCGTGCTTGGCGTCATTTTTCTGGCTGTTGTGCACAACGTCTTCGTCACCTCAGCCATCAACCCATTTTGGTATGACGTCGTCAATGGCGCCATGCTTCTGCTGGCGGTCCTCTTGAGCCGCATGATCGCTCTCAAAAACCGGCGGGACTTGCTTAGTGCAAGGCAAATGAAACTGGACCAGACCCCTAAAAAATTGATCGTGGAGGAGAGTTGAGAATGAACCTCATCAAAGGACTGGCTGTTGCCGCTCTAACCTTGAGCGCAACATTTACCACCCCCGCCTTGGCGGAAGACAAAGAACACTACGGCATGGTGGTATTCTTGAAGGGCTCTGAGTTCTTCAATTGGGCTTATGCCGGCTTCAAGGATGCAGCTGCAACTGTTGGTGCAACAACAGAGTTGCAAGGTCCAGCCGACTGGGACGCTTCGGCCGAAGCTCGTGCGGTGGAACAGCTTGTTGCCAAAGGCGTCAAGGGAATTGCAGTGACTGCCGGTGATGCCGACACGCTGACGGGTGCCATCGATGCAGCCATGGAAGCAGGCGTACCAACACTGACGTTTGATAGTGACAGTCCGGAATCCAACCGCCTCCTGTTCGTCGGCACCAACAACTACAACGCAGGTTACGCTGCCGGCAAAGCAATTGGT
Proteins encoded:
- a CDS encoding carbohydrate ABC transporter permease, with protein sequence MTETTMDRVAKATPPTLARQVRGISDRTIAWLFVAPTIFLLLAVNIFPLIWTIRLSFTNFRANRPNADVKWVGLRNYERILTDSDVWMTMQATAHFLFWTLFFQVLIGFALAWLINRKFKGNDLWTTIIVLPMMLSPAVVGNFWTLLYQPQIGLFNNIVAFFTGADPTTFSMIGDVNLAPWALVIVDTWMWTPFVMLICLAGLRSIPDTIYEAAECDRASPWRQFWTITVPMALPFLMLAVLFRGIENFKMFDLVVQLTGGGPGNTTTLTSIDLKREAFEKWRTGYSSAYAVILFVTVFGLASIYVKALNKVKER
- a CDS encoding carbohydrate ABC transporter permease, producing MSSYSVTEPSNGQKWIAGSLVIGYALVTMLPLLWIVATGFKSSADAIAYPPKVVFEPSLEGYVNLFTTQTRQTQEFLDANPPTNWVEEIVHGKGMVIAGPSRYGERFANSVIIGFGSTFLSVFLGTLAAYAFSRFRVPLKDDLLFFILSTRMMPPIAVAIPIFLMFRSLGLSDTHAGMILLYTAVNLSLSVWLLKGFIDEIPREYEEAALIDGYTRFQAFYKVVLPQAATGIASTAIFCLIFAWNEYAFAVLLTSGTAQTAPPFIPTIIGVGGQDWPAVAAGATIFLLPVMVFTILLRKHLLRGITFGAVRK
- a CDS encoding ABC transporter ATP-binding protein, which codes for MAEIVIQNLRKEFGSFTAVQSSSFKIEDGEFFMLLGPSGCGKTTTLRMIAGLELPTSGEIYIGGEEVGQKPASQRDIAFVFQMFALYPHLNVRKNISYPLVSQGMPRAQVNEKVAEVAKTLGIENILNRPVGGLSGGDRQRVALGRAIVRNPKCFLMDEPLGALDAEFREYMSEELRALHDRMGATTVYVTHDQLEAMQMGDKIVVMNHGVVEQFGTPQDIYDKPATMFVAEFIGSPSMNFLKFHGSLDFGATEVEMHHEKLNIPALREPFDGDIVYGVRPEHISFSDTGGYRGEVIATEYLGTTQIVTLNTHNGEVKARIASNQPARTGDRVGLEFNGATVTLFDNQSGRAIRSDLNEGVLSHG
- a CDS encoding ABC transporter ATP-binding protein, with product MADVSLRNISKTFDTTNAVDDVTLTVPDGAFVVLLGPTGAGKTTTLRLIAGLEKPDQGDILIGGRSVVGDTPAQRNVAMVFQQYSLYPHMSVRDNLAFPLRSPMLKTPEDEVVRKVSEVAEVLRIAHKLDNKATALSGGEMQRVSIGRALVRDPSIYLMDEPLSSLDAKLRADLRIELKRVHASLGATFLYVTHDQIEAMTMATHVGVLDEGRLVQVGSPREIYDNPVNLYVAGRLGLPRINALPADIFSGAPVGAKTIALRPEHIRQGEGKQSQVTRIERLGDQTRLHLSLEGHDIVTLADVHTGLEPGDTLAIQPNNALYFDAAGARVA
- a CDS encoding dihydroxyacetone kinase subunit DhaK, producing the protein MKQFINTKETLVTEAIDGSLRTGGGRLARLDGYPHIKVVVRTDWDKSKVALVSGGGSGHEPSHAGFVGQGMLTAAVCGEVFASPSVDAVLAGILAVTGKAGCLVIVKNYTGDRLNFGLAVERARAFGLKVNMVIVDDDIALPDLPQSRGVAGTLFVHKIAGALADQGAGLQAVTDAAERVIDGAVSIGMSLDTCTVPGSPKEDRIEPGKAELGLGIHGEAGVEQVAFSNAKTAMAMVVDRLETSLQPGPHVALLNNLGGTTPLEMAVLAEELTHSRIGPQIRWLIGPAPLMTSLDMHGFSVSLLPVSQTEEALLQAPVAPWAWPGCLALGAVSVLPLPDGLSPIQPLPSQDERTQDFIERCCSILIAAEADLNALDAKSGDGDTGTTLAAAARALIEALPRLPLADTTQLYRAIGLELSQVMGGSSGVLLAIFFAAAGDASSSGQNSIGALKAGLERVMQVGGAGPGDRTMIDALLPALDALDNGLEAAASAARQGADATSRITRARAGRASYVSESSLSGHNDPGAEAVALLFEQILTRHALSA
- a CDS encoding GntR family transcriptional regulator, with the protein product MLQEPFIVPDRILAGIDDNQPRAQQMYSLIRSLIIEMELNPGSPISEKAIGEAMSVSRTPLREALLKLADEGFVTIVPNMGTFVSKIDLATVFEGQFVRRALELETTRVAALKMDAEFLRELDVNMYQQQRCASDMDEAAFYQADEEFHRIISSIAASKRVWKTIHVAKGQLDRVRRLAFPLPDHMKVVLEEHTAIYEGLKNNDPAAAVAAMEIHLARIFITLQTLCESRPELFSEDAADMIAEHAKLLSP
- a CDS encoding ABC transporter permease encodes the protein MAIAAATKPRERMNLAFAANRQFWLLMINLAVIALIGFFRPDAFLSWTNFKAVLTLMSYDLLLAVAMTVVLIVRGLDLSVGSVLALTSVVLAMLLKDGTPVYLALILSLGVALLCGAINGVLIVKAGLLPFLVTLAMMTAARGVATVLTTGQYVSFPYAARWFSKFARDEVRIPIGDMVYGFPNMLLITLAVTGLFGLLLWRWAPMRGFFYLGESPEAAKLSGLKVDRIAISAYVLAAAFVWVAAVLMTSANKIGYANYGIGAELRALAAAVIGGASLSGGAGSVLGTFLGVLLLALIGNGFVLLNGDPNWQQATVGAVLILAVAIDAVRRARGGDS
- a CDS encoding sugar ABC transporter ATP-binding protein, with the translated sequence MLLAQEITKSFHGNTVLHGVDFELVPGEIHALIGENGAGKSTLVNIISGNLRYDTGKVLLDGDEHAFGHPLEAMRAGIAVVHQELSLVPNATVAENMFLRREITNRFGLNDWPAMTRAAQEIFDRMGVDIDPNALAGSLSTGMQQLVEVAKAVSLDAKYIFMDEPTSSLSEKEIQELFQVVRDLRDKGLGIVFISHKLSELFEISDRITVLRDGRFIGTRLVAETDTGEIIAMMVGRHLTDLYPPKASAPGEVMFRCSGLSAFGTVADVSFEVRRGEILGVAGLVGSGRTEAMLALINATPRIAGSFELEGAGIDISDPADAMKKGIVYVSEDRKGSGLFLTYSIEQNIAAASLMRKSGSMAMVNSGAMAEAANTYIVRMDIRPARPSVAVIDLSGGNQQKVLLSKALEAEPKLLIVDEPTRGVDVGAKSLIHQRLRDLAEAGAAVIMVSSEMPEVLGMSDRVLVFRSGRVSALLDNSKTELGQEEVMAAAIE
- a CDS encoding ABC transporter permease, with translation MNQKTKKIRPEQVQYIGLILVTLAIAIGFQMVFGNVLTGANLRVLAMNMVFEGIMAIGMTFVIIMGGIDLSVASVFAFAEILVAKLMVEAGLPVFLAVSLTVLASMLIGAINGTLIVLLRVHPLIITLGMLLTLRGVNLAITDGKSISGFSDSFLYLGQGQILGIDVPIWFFAIAALVLGLLLAHHRYFRQLYFIGGSERSARFSGVNTDRVKISIYVLCSTLAGCAGIMAAARYGAAHWGHGNLAELKAIAAVAVGGADIMGGSGTMFGTVLGVIFLAVVHNVFVTSAINPFWYDVVNGAMLLLAVLLSRMIALKNRRDLLSARQMKLDQTPKKLIVEES